One stretch of Rana temporaria chromosome 10, aRanTem1.1, whole genome shotgun sequence DNA includes these proteins:
- the LENG9 gene encoding leukocyte receptor cluster member 9, translating into MEGSDCDADAKMEEETSQNETEEPEKESSDDTVCQFFLAGTCRFGDRCRNTHIAASDASEQPTANKDNVSKDKSHSKRIGKKPPMKTASDVISRIQWDPHLPKEHFLIGYLDRFVGVIEKPFSEFCWEDLASAGIDVLAIPKHRIQYFKYQELVVWDKTNRTDNVFGSTGSGLTILDVIAQHETLVQTEQNDKEEMKQVALDLSDEEEDCENSTQDYHLQKQSTKKVRPTHFIAVRISSEEVRSTVKEVQDVLIKHNTEIAPFLTPLPELHLTLCLLHLVTSDEMEIVHTVLQEIRTEIQRILSPSFILSFDGLKDFHSRVLYLAPMFVPGLSSFVENLNQRFRSNGLVVIDPPTPSSFHLTIAKVPRSLASKNPSLRFLPEVYNNIQITHFGAQHIDTVSFCHARSSRCTDGFYTTLLELPLY; encoded by the coding sequence ATGGAGGGAAGTGATTGTGATGCTGATGCCAAAATGGAAGAAGAGACCTCACAGAATGAAACAGAAGAACCTGAAAAGGAGTCATCTGATGACACAGTATGCCAATTTTTTCTTGCAGGAACATGTAGATTTGGCGACAGATGCCGAAACACTCATATCGCTGCATCTGATGCTTCTGAACAACCTACTGCTAATAAAGACAACGTAAGCAAAGACAAGAGCCACAGTAAACGAATAGGAAAAAAGCCTCCTATGAAGAcagccagtgatgtcatctcCAGAATCCAATGGGACCCACATTTACCCAAGGAGCATTTTTTAATTGGTTATCTTGATAGATTTGTGGGGGTAATTGAAAAACCATTCTCAGAGTTTTGTTGGGAAGATTTAGCTTCAGCTGGGATAGATGTCCTTGCCATACCTAAACACCGCATCCAGTACTTTAAATATCAAGAACTGGTGGTCTGGGACAAAACGAATCGCACAGATAATGTGTTTGGTTCAACAGGAAGCGGATTGACAATCTTAGACGTAATTGCACAGCACGAAACTCTGGTACAAACAGAACAGAATGATAAGGAAGAGATGAAACAAGTGGCCCTTGATTTGTCGGATGAAGAAGAAGACTGCGAGAATAGTACCCAAGATTATCATTTGCAGAAACAAAGCACTAAAAAAGTAAGGCCTACTCACTTTATAGCAGTCCGTATTAGCAGCGAAGAAGTGAGAAGCACTGTAAAAGAGGTACAAGATGTTCTGATAAAACATAACACAGAAATAGCACCATTCCTTACTCCTCTGCCAGAACTTCATTTAACATTGTGCCTTTTGCATTTGGTCACTTCAGATGAAATGGAAATTGTTCATACTGTCCTTCAAGAAATTAGGACTGAAATTCAGAGGATCCTTTCTCCAAGCTTCATTTTAAGCTTCGATGGACTGAAAGATTTTCATTCACGTGTGCTCTATTTGGCACCCATGTTTGTACCAGGACTGTCAAGCTTTGTGGAAAATCTAAACCAAAGGTTTCGCAGCAATGGCTTAGTAGTCATAGATCCACCAACTCCCTCCAGCTTCCATCTGACCATAGCTAAAGTACCTAGAAGTTTGGCCAGTAAAAATCCCAGCCTCCGTTTCCTACCAGAGGTTTACAACAATATCCAGATTACTCATTTCGGGGCACAACATATTGACACCGTTAGCTTTTGCCATGCCAGGAGTTCAAGATGTACTGATGGATTTTATACAACACTTCTAGAACTGCCACTGTACTAA